Proteins encoded by one window of Bauldia sp.:
- the aroB gene encoding 3-dehydroquinate synthase, with the protein MADVAAPTRTPVTVKVELGPRSYDILIGRGLIKRVGDEILKRLPGVRAAIVTDETVAKLHLPELQASLRAKGIDQTTIVVPAGEESKSFAQLTKVVDAILASRVERNDIVIALGGGVVGDLAGFASAIVRRGMRFVQVPTTLLAQVDSSVGGKTGINSARGKNLVGAFHQPSLVMADSALLDSLPPRVFNAGYAEVAKIGLINDAGFFKWLEGNWRAMAAGWPERDQAVAIACKAKAVTVAADERDEGVRALLNLGHTFGHALEASAGYSDRLMHGEAVAIGTVLAHEFSASLGLCPPEDAERVIAHYQEVGLPTRIQDIPGEPMVAARLMELIHQDKKVTRGKLTFILTHGIGRAFIANDIPATAVTDFLDKKTRG; encoded by the coding sequence ATGGCCGACGTGGCAGCGCCCACGCGCACGCCGGTTACCGTCAAGGTCGAACTCGGCCCGCGCTCGTACGACATCCTCATCGGCCGCGGCCTGATCAAGCGCGTCGGCGACGAGATCCTGAAGCGACTGCCGGGCGTGCGCGCCGCGATCGTCACCGACGAGACGGTGGCCAAGCTCCACCTGCCCGAGTTGCAGGCGAGTCTCCGCGCCAAGGGCATCGACCAGACGACGATCGTCGTGCCGGCCGGCGAAGAATCGAAAAGCTTCGCGCAGCTCACCAAGGTCGTGGACGCCATCCTCGCCAGCCGCGTCGAGCGCAACGACATCGTCATCGCATTGGGCGGCGGCGTCGTCGGCGACCTCGCCGGCTTCGCCTCGGCAATCGTCCGCCGCGGCATGCGCTTCGTCCAGGTGCCGACCACGCTGCTGGCGCAGGTCGATTCCTCCGTCGGGGGCAAGACCGGCATCAACTCGGCGCGCGGCAAGAATCTCGTCGGCGCCTTCCATCAGCCGTCGCTGGTCATGGCCGACTCGGCGCTGCTCGACTCGCTTCCCCCCCGCGTGTTCAACGCCGGTTACGCCGAGGTCGCCAAGATCGGCCTCATCAACGACGCCGGCTTCTTCAAGTGGCTGGAGGGCAACTGGCGCGCCATGGCCGCCGGCTGGCCCGAGCGCGACCAGGCCGTCGCCATCGCCTGCAAGGCCAAGGCGGTGACAGTGGCCGCCGACGAGCGCGACGAGGGCGTGCGCGCACTGCTCAATCTCGGCCACACATTCGGTCACGCGCTGGAAGCCTCCGCCGGGTACTCCGATCGCCTGATGCACGGTGAGGCGGTCGCCATCGGCACGGTGCTGGCCCACGAATTCTCGGCGAGCCTCGGCCTCTGCCCGCCCGAGGACGCCGAGCGCGTCATCGCGCACTACCAGGAAGTCGGCCTGCCGACGCGCATCCAGGACATTCCCGGCGAGCCGATGGTCGCGGCGCGCCTGATGGAGCTGATCCATCAGGACAAGAAGGTGACGCGCGGTAAGCTGACCTTCATCCTCACCCACGGCATCGGCAGGGCGTTCATCGCCAACGACATCCCGGCGACCGCCGTCACCGATTTCCTCGACAAGAAGACGCGCGGATGA
- a CDS encoding CNNM domain-containing protein, protein MSGSALNLLLAFFLLAANGFYVAAEFALVKSKGYRIDSMADENRFAAKLTQRMLRNVEAYLACCQLGITMASLGLGWVGEPTVAAILEPLLLPLGLPVSAVNFTAFFVGFLVFSSLHIVLGEQVPKTLAIREPEPVAQWIAYPLHVSFVIFYPLNWLLNNAAGGILAMLGVREGSHQEILETDEIEGLVDVSAEHGKVEEVQAEYIHNLFRFGELEVADVMVHRTSMQTINVGDPIEKIVDEVVASAYTRVPVWEEKPENIIGVLHAKDLLSRMKNVGGDLSQINIRTIIKKPWFVPDTTSLTDQLNAFLKRKLHIALVVDEYGEVQGLLTLEDILEEIVGDIADEYDVTAEGIRRQPDGSVNVDGSVPIRDLNRVMGWSLPDEEATTIAGLVIHEARIIPEPGQAFTFHGFRFQVLRRNRNRITALRITAVDQVKPKAQATAAAS, encoded by the coding sequence ATGAGCGGCTCCGCCCTCAACCTGCTGCTCGCGTTCTTCCTGCTCGCGGCCAACGGCTTCTACGTCGCCGCCGAATTCGCGCTGGTGAAATCGAAGGGCTACCGCATCGATTCGATGGCGGACGAGAACCGCTTCGCCGCGAAACTGACGCAGCGCATGCTGCGCAACGTCGAGGCTTATCTCGCCTGCTGCCAGCTCGGCATCACCATGGCGTCCCTCGGCCTTGGCTGGGTCGGCGAGCCGACGGTCGCCGCGATCCTCGAGCCGCTGCTCCTGCCGCTCGGCCTGCCGGTGTCGGCGGTGAATTTCACCGCCTTCTTTGTCGGCTTCCTCGTCTTCTCCTCGCTGCACATCGTGCTGGGCGAGCAGGTGCCGAAGACGCTGGCGATCCGCGAACCCGAGCCGGTGGCGCAGTGGATCGCCTACCCGCTGCACGTCTCGTTCGTGATTTTCTATCCGTTGAACTGGCTGCTCAACAACGCCGCCGGCGGCATCCTCGCGATGCTCGGCGTGCGCGAAGGCTCGCACCAGGAAATCCTCGAGACGGACGAGATCGAGGGCCTGGTCGACGTCTCCGCAGAGCACGGCAAGGTCGAGGAGGTGCAGGCCGAGTACATCCACAATCTCTTCCGCTTCGGCGAGCTCGAAGTCGCCGACGTGATGGTCCATCGCACCAGCATGCAGACCATCAACGTCGGCGACCCGATCGAGAAGATCGTCGATGAGGTGGTGGCGAGCGCCTACACGCGCGTGCCGGTGTGGGAAGAGAAGCCGGAGAACATCATCGGCGTCCTCCACGCGAAGGATCTGCTCTCCCGCATGAAGAACGTCGGCGGCGATCTTTCGCAGATCAACATCCGCACGATCATCAAGAAGCCGTGGTTCGTCCCCGACACCACGAGCCTGACCGACCAGCTCAACGCGTTCCTGAAGCGCAAGCTGCACATCGCACTCGTCGTCGACGAGTACGGCGAGGTGCAGGGCCTGCTGACGCTGGAAGATATTCTGGAGGAGATCGTCGGCGACATCGCCGACGAATACGACGTCACCGCCGAAGGCATCCGCCGCCAGCCCGACGGCTCGGTCAACGTCGACGGCTCGGTGCCGATCCGCGACTTGAACCGCGTCATGGGCTGGAGCTTGCCCGACGAGGAAGCGACCACCATCGCCGGCCTCGTCATCCACGAAGCCCGCATCATCCCGGAACCGGGGCAGGCGTTCACCTTCCACGGCTTCCGCTTCCAGGTGCTCCGCCGCAACCGCAACCGGATCACGGCGCTCAGGATCACGGCGGTCGATCAGGTGAAGCCGAAGGCACAGGCGACGGCCGCGGCCTCCTAG
- a CDS encoding NAD(P)/FAD-dependent oxidoreductase yields MQFDVVIVGASFAGLAAAKTAASRGLSVAVIEAKREAGARVHTSGILVREAMEEIDIPHRLTRRVPGVRLYAPNLKSIDLFSPGYAFFTTDTAELLRWMACEAREAGAQILYATRFTGATREGTIIHLNDIDISTRYLIGADGARSRVAEAFGLSQNRRFLTGLEVELEPNDSIDPRFLHCFADSKLAPGYIAWAAPGPDIIQLGLAVSHGVKPDLAGFMARTEKNFGWSKLRVVGRRSGLIPCGGPLARTSAPGVLLVGDAAGWVSPMTGGGIRLAFKYGRRAASLIADHLQIGGAAPEVALAREVPRFAAKRALRYALDLAPPNFLINMALASAPMRRIAERLYFHRRNDAGIDREAYLRWIEEQRQHPPAVMPAKAGIQ; encoded by the coding sequence ATGCAATTCGATGTCGTAATCGTCGGCGCGAGCTTCGCGGGCCTCGCCGCCGCCAAGACCGCCGCCTCGCGCGGCCTGTCCGTCGCTGTGATCGAGGCCAAGCGCGAAGCCGGCGCCCGCGTCCACACGTCCGGCATCCTCGTCCGCGAAGCGATGGAAGAAATCGACATCCCGCACCGCCTGACACGGCGCGTGCCGGGCGTCCGCCTCTACGCACCCAATCTCAAAAGCATCGATCTCTTCTCGCCGGGCTACGCCTTCTTCACCACCGACACCGCCGAGTTGCTCCGCTGGATGGCGTGCGAGGCGCGCGAGGCCGGCGCACAGATCCTCTACGCCACGCGCTTCACCGGCGCGACGCGGGAAGGCACCATCATCCACCTCAACGACATCGACATAAGCACGCGCTACCTGATCGGCGCCGACGGCGCCCGTTCGCGCGTCGCCGAAGCCTTCGGCCTGTCGCAAAACCGCCGCTTCCTCACCGGCCTCGAAGTCGAGCTGGAGCCCAACGACTCCATCGACCCGCGCTTCCTCCACTGCTTCGCCGACTCGAAACTGGCGCCGGGCTACATTGCCTGGGCCGCACCCGGCCCCGACATCATCCAGTTGGGCCTCGCCGTCAGCCACGGCGTGAAGCCCGACCTCGCCGGCTTCATGGCGCGGACGGAGAAAAATTTTGGCTGGAGCAAACTGCGCGTCGTCGGACGCCGCAGCGGCCTGATCCCGTGCGGCGGGCCGCTGGCCCGCACCTCGGCGCCCGGCGTGCTGCTCGTCGGCGATGCCGCCGGCTGGGTCTCGCCGATGACCGGCGGCGGCATCCGCCTCGCCTTCAAGTACGGCCGCCGCGCCGCATCGCTGATCGCCGATCATCTCCAGATCGGCGGTGCCGCGCCGGAGGTGGCACTCGCCCGCGAGGTGCCCCGCTTCGCCGCCAAGCGCGCGCTGCGCTACGCCCTCGACCTCGCGCCGCCGAATTTCCTCATCAACATGGCGCTCGCCTCCGCCCCGATGCGGCGCATCGCCGAGCGGCTCTATTTCCACCGCCGCAACGACGCCGGCATCGACCGCGAGGCGTATCTGCGTTGGATCGAAGAACAGCGTCAGCATCCCCCCGCTGTCATGCCCGCGAAGGCGGGCATCCAGTAA
- a CDS encoding BolA family protein → MTVAERITGKLTEAFRPVELKVVDESHLHKGHAGHRPEGESHFRVRITAEAFRGKTRVAAHRMVYDALKGEIAEGLHALAIVAKAPEAGA, encoded by the coding sequence ATGACGGTCGCTGAGAGGATCACGGGGAAGTTAACCGAGGCTTTTCGCCCGGTAGAGCTCAAAGTGGTGGATGAGTCCCATCTGCACAAGGGCCACGCCGGACACCGGCCGGAAGGCGAAAGTCATTTCCGCGTGAGGATCACGGCCGAGGCGTTCCGCGGCAAGACCCGGGTGGCGGCGCACCGCATGGTTTACGACGCCCTCAAGGGCGAAATTGCCGAGGGACTGCACGCCTTGGCGATCGTAGCGAAGGCGCCGGAGGCGGGCGCCTAG
- a CDS encoding J domain-containing protein produces MNLNSKYFDRIRISPEEGPAVAADTRPCEWHGCGNLGGYRAPKGRDREGQYYNLCLDHVREYNKSYNYFAGMKDDDVVAYQRSANIGHRPTWTMGVNADSVEAQKFHPNRAWAAAFSDPFGVFGGSGDRRAREQKVEPESRPLRNLERRSFATLDLEGGESGTEIKARYKALVKQLHPDANGGDRSSEDRLRQIIQAYHYLKAAGFC; encoded by the coding sequence ATGAATCTGAACTCCAAGTATTTCGACCGCATCCGGATCAGCCCGGAGGAAGGTCCTGCCGTGGCAGCGGACACCCGTCCCTGCGAATGGCACGGCTGCGGCAATCTTGGAGGCTACCGGGCGCCCAAGGGCCGCGACCGCGAAGGCCAGTACTACAACCTCTGCCTCGACCATGTGCGCGAGTACAACAAGTCCTACAACTACTTCGCCGGCATGAAGGACGACGACGTCGTCGCCTACCAGCGCTCGGCCAACATAGGGCACCGGCCGACCTGGACGATGGGCGTCAACGCCGACAGCGTCGAGGCGCAGAAATTCCACCCCAACCGCGCCTGGGCGGCGGCGTTTTCCGACCCGTTCGGCGTCTTTGGCGGGAGTGGCGACCGGCGCGCCCGCGAGCAGAAAGTGGAACCGGAGAGCCGGCCGCTGCGTAATCTTGAACGGCGGTCGTTCGCGACGCTGGATCTGGAAGGCGGCGAAAGCGGCACCGAGATCAAGGCCCGCTACAAGGCGCTGGTGAAGCAGCTCCACCCGGATGCCAACGGCGGCGACCGCTCGTCGGAGGACCGCCTGCGACAGATCATCCAAGCCTACCACTACCTGAAAGCCGCCGGTTTCTGCTAA
- the cobS gene encoding cobaltochelatase subunit CobS: protein MTEVAASPLPDMKISVRQVFGLDTDLEVPAYSEPDEHVPDTDPDYLFDRETTLAILAGFARNRRVLVTGYHGTGKSTHIEQVAARLNWPMVRVNLDSHISRIDLVGKDAIVLKEGRQVTEFRDGILPWALQHNIALCFDEYDAGRPDVMFVIQRVLEVSGRLTLLDQNKVIRPHPSFRLFATANTVGLGDTSGLYHGTQQINQGQMDRWSIVTTLNYLPHDREVDIVAAKVPKWRDDKGRAVIAKMVRVADMTRNAFINGDISTVMSPRTVITWAENAEIFGDVGFAFRVTFVNKCDELERSLVAEFYQRSFNAELPESTANVVMS from the coding sequence ATGACTGAAGTTGCCGCCTCGCCCCTGCCTGACATGAAGATTTCGGTCCGCCAGGTCTTCGGGCTCGATACCGACCTCGAGGTTCCGGCCTATTCCGAGCCGGACGAGCACGTTCCGGATACCGATCCGGACTACCTGTTCGACCGCGAGACCACGCTTGCCATCCTCGCCGGTTTCGCCCGCAACCGCCGCGTGCTGGTCACCGGCTACCATGGCACCGGCAAGTCGACGCACATCGAGCAGGTCGCCGCCCGCCTCAACTGGCCGATGGTGCGCGTCAACCTCGACAGCCACATCAGCCGCATCGATCTGGTCGGCAAGGACGCCATCGTCCTCAAGGAAGGCCGGCAGGTCACCGAGTTCCGCGACGGCATCCTGCCGTGGGCGCTCCAGCACAACATCGCGCTCTGCTTCGACGAATACGACGCCGGCCGCCCCGACGTGATGTTCGTCATCCAGCGCGTGCTGGAAGTTTCCGGCCGCCTGACGCTACTCGACCAGAACAAGGTCATCCGCCCGCACCCGAGCTTCCGCCTGTTCGCCACGGCCAACACCGTCGGCCTCGGCGATACCTCCGGCCTCTATCACGGCACGCAGCAGATCAACCAGGGCCAGATGGACCGCTGGTCGATCGTCACGACGCTCAATTACCTGCCGCACGACCGAGAGGTCGACATCGTCGCCGCCAAGGTGCCGAAGTGGCGCGACGACAAGGGCCGCGCCGTCATCGCCAAGATGGTGCGCGTCGCCGACATGACCCGCAACGCCTTCATCAACGGCGACATCTCGACCGTGATGAGCCCGCGCACGGTCATCACCTGGGCCGAGAACGCCGAAATCTTCGGCGACGTCGGCTTCGCCTTCCGCGTCACCTTCGTCAACAAGTGCGACGAGCTGGAACGGAGCCTGGTCGCCGAATTCTACCAGCGCTCGTTCAACGCGGAGCTGCCCGAGTCGACGGCGAACGTGGTGATGAGCTAA
- the cobT gene encoding cobaltochelatase subunit CobT, with protein sequence MAIPNDPAPRTKPQEGPSEPFKRAVVGCVRAIAGKPELEVTFAADRPLLSGLKARIPEPPRKLTAADVAITRGIGDSLALRLACHDPAVHRQNAPQGKNARAVFDAVEQARVEALGSIRMAGVAKNLTAMLEERYHRGNYQEVTDRADAPLEDAVALMVRERLTGDAPPPSAKKIVDLWRPWIEERAGRDLAQLTGAIDDQPRFADAVREILTALEMGEELGSEKGDDSEEGEENDQPQDDAEGASDSSEGSDSSSAEEVDASAEETDAGEGEAGEAEAEEMIDDSEMTEAREAGEARRAETPWSNLPPMIDYHAFTTKFDETVKAEELCDIAELDRLRSYLDKQLAHLQSAVGRLANRLQRRLMAQQSRAWDFDLEEGVIDAARLSRVVTDPMHPLSFKAERDTDFRDTVVTLLLDNSGSMRGRPITVAATCADILARTLERCGVKVEILGFTTRAWKGGQSREAWLQAGKPGNPGRLNDLRHIVYKAADAPWRRARRNLGLMMREGLLKENIDGEALTWAHARLVARPEQRKILMMISDGAPVDDSTLSVNAGNYLERHLRHVIEEIETRSPVELIAIGIGHDVTRYYRRAVTIVDAEELAGAMTDKLAELFDERTAAPTRAPSRPRRATLQ encoded by the coding sequence ATGGCCATCCCGAACGATCCCGCGCCCCGTACCAAACCGCAGGAAGGACCGAGCGAGCCCTTCAAGCGGGCCGTGGTCGGCTGCGTGCGCGCCATTGCCGGGAAGCCCGAGCTTGAGGTGACGTTCGCCGCCGACCGGCCGCTGCTGTCCGGCCTGAAGGCGCGCATTCCGGAGCCGCCGCGCAAGCTCACCGCCGCCGACGTCGCCATCACCCGCGGCATCGGCGATTCCCTCGCGCTGCGCCTCGCCTGCCACGATCCCGCCGTGCATCGCCAGAACGCGCCGCAGGGCAAGAACGCCCGCGCCGTCTTCGATGCCGTCGAGCAGGCGCGCGTCGAGGCGCTGGGCTCGATCCGCATGGCCGGCGTCGCCAAGAACCTCACCGCGATGCTCGAGGAGCGTTACCACCGCGGCAACTACCAGGAAGTCACCGACCGCGCCGATGCACCGCTGGAAGACGCCGTCGCCCTGATGGTGCGCGAGCGCCTGACCGGCGATGCGCCGCCCCCATCCGCGAAAAAGATCGTCGACCTCTGGCGTCCGTGGATCGAGGAACGCGCCGGCCGCGACCTGGCGCAGTTGACCGGCGCCATCGACGACCAGCCGCGCTTCGCGGACGCCGTCCGCGAAATTCTTACGGCGCTCGAGATGGGCGAGGAGCTCGGCTCCGAGAAGGGCGACGACTCCGAGGAGGGCGAGGAGAACGACCAGCCGCAAGACGACGCCGAGGGCGCCTCCGATTCATCGGAAGGTTCCGACTCGTCGAGCGCCGAGGAAGTCGATGCCTCCGCCGAGGAAACCGACGCCGGCGAAGGCGAGGCCGGCGAGGCGGAAGCCGAGGAGATGATCGACGACTCCGAGATGACCGAGGCGCGCGAGGCCGGCGAGGCCCGCCGCGCCGAGACGCCGTGGTCGAACCTGCCGCCGATGATCGACTACCACGCCTTCACCACCAAGTTCGACGAGACGGTGAAGGCCGAAGAGCTGTGCGACATCGCCGAGCTCGACCGTCTGCGTTCCTATCTCGACAAGCAGCTCGCGCATCTGCAATCCGCCGTCGGCCGCCTCGCCAACCGCCTGCAGCGCCGCCTGATGGCGCAGCAGAGCCGCGCCTGGGACTTCGACCTCGAGGAAGGCGTCATCGACGCCGCCCGCCTGTCGCGCGTCGTCACCGACCCGATGCATCCGCTGTCGTTCAAGGCGGAACGCGACACCGACTTCCGCGACACCGTAGTGACGCTGCTGCTCGACAATTCCGGCTCGATGCGCGGGCGCCCGATCACGGTCGCCGCCACCTGCGCCGATATTCTGGCGCGCACGCTGGAGCGCTGCGGCGTCAAGGTCGAGATTCTGGGCTTCACCACGCGCGCCTGGAAGGGCGGGCAGTCGCGCGAGGCATGGCTGCAGGCCGGCAAGCCGGGCAATCCCGGCCGCCTCAACGATCTCCGCCACATCGTCTACAAGGCCGCCGATGCGCCCTGGCGCCGCGCCCGCCGCAATCTCGGCCTGATGATGCGCGAGGGGCTGCTCAAGGAGAACATTGACGGCGAGGCGCTGACCTGGGCCCACGCCCGCCTCGTCGCGCGGCCCGAGCAGCGCAAGATTCTGATGATGATTTCGGATGGCGCGCCGGTCGACGACTCGACGCTGTCGGTCAACGCGGGAAATTATCTGGAACGCCACCTCCGCCACGTCATCGAGGAGATCGAGACTCGCTCGCCGGTCGAGCTGATCGCCATCGGCATCGGCCACGACGTCACGCGCTACTATCGCCGCGCCGTCACCATCGTCGACGCCGAGGAGCTGGCCGGCGCGATGACCGACAAGCTCGCCGAGCTGTTCGACGAGCGCACTGCTGCGCCCACCCGCGCTCCATCGCGTCCACGCCGCGCCACGCTGCAATGA
- a CDS encoding esterase-like activity of phytase family protein, which produces MKHIVAVAAVLAATAIAAAAPEITPPGFHALDVRTVPIPRFKLSTGETRFGALEYRGGFAMYSTDGNFGSWSGLDFAADGRIVAIADTGFWLTARLVEDGDELVDLAEPKIGVMLGDNGQPAPNKVSTDAESLRIVNRAGRETALVSFEQKAAVRRYAGPDFAAATPTHPPLPKFVAGLRRNQGLEALAVAPAASSLAGATIAIAERSLDGAGNHRGFILDGARPGPFQIRRSDDFDISDANFLPNGDLLILERRFSYMGGFAMRIREIAAASIKPGATVDGTTLIVADNTFQIDNMEGLAVRTSATGDTLLDIVSDDNHGFLQRSILLQFKLVAPTATQ; this is translated from the coding sequence ATGAAACACATCGTAGCGGTCGCCGCCGTCCTTGCCGCGACGGCCATCGCCGCCGCCGCGCCCGAGATCACGCCGCCCGGCTTCCATGCCCTCGACGTCCGCACGGTGCCGATCCCGCGCTTCAAGCTCAGCACCGGCGAAACCCGCTTCGGCGCACTCGAATATCGCGGCGGTTTCGCCATGTATTCCACCGACGGCAACTTCGGCTCGTGGTCGGGCCTCGACTTTGCCGCCGACGGCCGCATCGTCGCCATCGCCGATACCGGCTTCTGGCTGACCGCGCGGCTGGTCGAGGACGGCGACGAACTGGTCGACCTCGCCGAGCCGAAGATCGGCGTGATGCTGGGCGACAACGGCCAGCCCGCGCCGAACAAAGTCTCGACCGATGCCGAGAGCCTGCGCATCGTCAACCGCGCGGGGCGCGAGACGGCGCTCGTCTCCTTCGAGCAGAAGGCCGCGGTCCGCCGCTATGCCGGCCCCGACTTCGCCGCCGCCACGCCGACCCATCCGCCGCTGCCGAAATTCGTCGCGGGCCTCCGGCGCAACCAGGGCCTGGAAGCCCTGGCCGTGGCGCCCGCCGCCAGTTCGCTGGCCGGCGCGACGATCGCGATTGCCGAGCGCTCGCTGGACGGCGCCGGCAACCATCGCGGCTTCATCCTCGACGGCGCCCGGCCCGGCCCGTTCCAGATCCGCCGCTCGGACGACTTCGACATCTCCGATGCGAACTTCCTGCCGAACGGCGACCTGCTCATCCTCGAGCGGCGCTTCTCGTACATGGGCGGCTTTGCCATGCGCATTCGCGAGATCGCGGCGGCGAGCATCAAGCCGGGCGCCACCGTCGACGGCACGACGCTGATCGTCGCCGACAACACCTTCCAGATCGACAACATGGAAGGCCTGGCGGTGCGCACGTCGGCGACCGGCGACACGCTGCTCGACATCGTCTCCGACGACAACCACGGCTTCCTACAGCGCTCGATCCTGCTGCAGTTCAAGCTCGTGGCGCCCACCGCCACGCAGTAG
- a CDS encoding outer membrane beta-barrel protein, producing the protein MAAASVVLSGAAAHAADLGTFEPAPTPPPAAAYSWTGVYVGLQGGYSWGSAPQTYDNALILLPINTQNPHGWGGGIEVGANYQYNSGLVVGLEADATFANITDTVDDNLGNANFPPPPNNTVTATVDLAANLRGRVGFAFDRTLLFAAGGVAVAHNKVDVTAGDLHDQATLWGWTAGGGIEQAVTNKISVKVEYLYTQHGPHTWFAGQPFSSTGSDSGSTVRAGLNLHF; encoded by the coding sequence GTGGCAGCAGCATCAGTCGTGCTGTCTGGCGCAGCGGCGCACGCCGCCGACCTTGGTACCTTCGAGCCAGCACCGACACCTCCGCCCGCCGCGGCCTATAGCTGGACCGGCGTCTACGTCGGCCTGCAGGGCGGCTACTCCTGGGGCTCGGCGCCGCAGACCTATGACAACGCCTTGATTCTCTTGCCCATCAACACCCAGAATCCGCACGGCTGGGGCGGCGGCATCGAAGTGGGCGCCAACTACCAGTACAACAGCGGCCTCGTCGTCGGCCTGGAAGCGGATGCCACATTCGCCAACATCACCGACACGGTCGATGACAACTTGGGCAACGCCAATTTCCCGCCGCCGCCCAACAACACCGTGACCGCCACCGTCGATCTCGCCGCCAACCTTCGCGGCCGCGTCGGCTTCGCTTTCGATCGCACGCTGTTGTTTGCCGCCGGCGGCGTCGCCGTGGCGCACAACAAGGTCGATGTGACCGCAGGCGATCTTCACGATCAGGCGACGCTGTGGGGCTGGACCGCAGGCGGCGGCATCGAGCAGGCCGTTACGAACAAGATCAGCGTGAAGGTCGAGTACCTCTACACCCAGCACGGACCCCACACCTGGTTTGCCGGGCAGCCCTTCTCGTCAACGGGCAGCGACTCCGGCAGCACCGTCCGCGCGGGGCTCAACCTGCATTTCTAG
- the rpmB gene encoding 50S ribosomal protein L28 → MSRRCELSGKAVLTGNTVSHANNKSRRRFLPNLNQVTLISDALKQNVHLRITSHALRSVEARGGLDAFLLKARDTDLSAKALKLKRQIAKKTEAVAAAS, encoded by the coding sequence ATGTCACGGCGTTGCGAACTTTCCGGCAAGGCGGTCCTGACGGGCAACACCGTCAGCCACGCGAACAACAAGTCGCGCCGCCGCTTCCTGCCGAACCTCAACCAGGTGACGCTCATCTCGGACGCGCTGAAGCAGAACGTGCACCTGCGGATCACCTCGCACGCGCTGCGCTCGGTCGAGGCGCGCGGCGGGCTCGATGCGTTCCTGCTCAAGGCGCGCGACACCGATCTGTCAGCGAAGGCGCTGAAGCTGAAGCGGCAGATCGCGAAGAAGACCGAGGCGGTCGCCGCGGCCTCGTAA